From Streptomyces fungicidicus, one genomic window encodes:
- a CDS encoding response regulator produces MTTVLIADDQPLQRFGFRMLLESQDDLTVLGEAANGAEAIRMTAELSPDVVLMDVRMPGLDGIEATRRIVATGDRTRVLILTTFDLDEYAYAGLRAGASGFLVKDAQPEELLSGIRSVASGDAVVAPSLTRRLLDAYARHLPTPGPDSDAPTAGHTDVRLDALTEREREILTVVGRGWTNTEIATRLHLAESTVKTHVGRILAKTGSRDRIQAVILAYDTKLVEPS; encoded by the coding sequence GTGACCACCGTCCTCATCGCCGACGACCAGCCCCTCCAGCGCTTCGGCTTCCGGATGCTCCTGGAGAGCCAGGACGACCTCACGGTCCTCGGCGAGGCGGCGAACGGCGCGGAAGCGATCCGCATGACGGCGGAGCTGAGCCCCGACGTGGTCCTGATGGACGTCCGCATGCCGGGCCTGGACGGGATCGAGGCCACCCGCCGCATCGTCGCCACGGGCGACCGCACCCGCGTCCTCATCCTCACCACGTTCGACCTCGACGAGTACGCCTACGCCGGCCTCCGTGCGGGCGCCTCCGGCTTCCTGGTCAAGGACGCCCAGCCGGAGGAACTCCTCTCCGGCATCCGCTCCGTGGCGAGCGGGGACGCGGTCGTCGCCCCCAGCCTGACCCGCCGCCTCCTCGACGCGTACGCCCGGCATCTGCCGACGCCCGGCCCCGACTCCGACGCCCCCACGGCCGGCCACACCGATGTCCGCCTGGACGCCCTCACCGAACGCGAACGCGAGATCCTCACGGTCGTCGGCAGGGGCTGGACCAACACCGAGATCGCCACCCGCCTCCATCTGGCCGAGTCCACGGTGAAGACCCATGTGGGCCGGATACTCGCGAAGACCGGTTCACGGGACCGTATCCAGGCGGTGATCCTGGCGTACGACACGAAACTGGTGGAGCCGTCCTGA
- a CDS encoding MFS transporter: MGAAMRRIHVGNALSAFGLGFTVPYLYVYVAQVRGLGAMTAGLVLAVFAVAALIVLPFAGRAIVRRGPLPVLLVALVTASAGALSLGLSSAAATVLLSAAALGAGQAVTQPALATMIVDCSTAETRSRAFATQFFLQNLGLGVGGLIGGHLVDTTKAASFTLLFALEAAMFLLLVVVMATVRMPRAPHIGGAPAQSAKGSWKQLLGNRAMVQLCVLGFVLFFACYGQFESGLSAYGVEAAGISTSALGTALAANTLVIVVAQFAVLRFVERRKRSRVIASVGLIWAVAWAVAGYAGLGNGSQTMATAAFISTYALFGLGEAMLSPTLAPLVADLAPTGMAGQYNSAFALVKQLALAVGPAVGGPLGASLHAPYVVIFLLFSLGITVLAVRLGRQLTDVQNQPSVARSRVVVQGGASAGQAPAHA; encoded by the coding sequence ATGGGCGCAGCGATGCGCCGGATCCACGTGGGCAACGCACTCAGCGCATTCGGGCTGGGCTTCACGGTCCCGTATCTGTACGTCTATGTGGCGCAGGTGCGAGGACTGGGAGCCATGACGGCGGGTCTCGTGCTCGCCGTCTTCGCCGTGGCGGCGCTGATCGTGCTTCCGTTCGCCGGGCGGGCCATCGTCCGGCGGGGCCCGCTGCCGGTGCTGCTCGTCGCCCTGGTCACGGCCTCGGCGGGCGCACTGAGCCTGGGCCTGTCGAGCGCCGCGGCGACCGTACTGCTGTCGGCGGCCGCCCTGGGCGCCGGCCAGGCGGTGACGCAGCCCGCGCTCGCGACGATGATCGTGGACTGCTCGACCGCGGAGACCCGGTCACGGGCCTTCGCCACCCAGTTCTTCCTGCAGAACCTCGGGCTCGGTGTCGGCGGACTCATCGGCGGCCACCTCGTGGACACCACGAAAGCGGCCTCCTTCACGCTGCTGTTCGCGCTCGAGGCGGCGATGTTCCTGCTGCTGGTCGTGGTGATGGCGACGGTGCGCATGCCGCGCGCGCCGCACATCGGGGGCGCTCCCGCGCAGTCCGCCAAGGGCAGCTGGAAGCAGCTGCTGGGCAACCGGGCCATGGTGCAGCTGTGCGTGCTGGGCTTCGTGCTGTTCTTCGCCTGCTACGGGCAGTTCGAGTCGGGGCTGAGCGCGTACGGCGTCGAGGCGGCCGGGATCTCGACCTCGGCGCTGGGCACGGCGCTGGCGGCGAACACGCTGGTGATCGTGGTCGCGCAGTTCGCGGTGCTGCGGTTCGTCGAGCGCCGCAAGCGCTCGCGGGTGATCGCGTCCGTGGGGCTGATCTGGGCCGTGGCGTGGGCCGTGGCCGGGTACGCGGGGCTGGGCAACGGGAGCCAGACGATGGCGACCGCCGCGTTCATCTCGACGTACGCGCTCTTCGGGCTCGGTGAGGCGATGCTGTCGCCGACGCTCGCGCCGCTGGTCGCCGATCTCGCGCCGACCGGGATGGCGGGGCAGTACAACTCGGCGTTCGCCCTGGTGAAGCAGCTCGCGCTGGCCGTGGGGCCGGCGGTGGGCGGGCCGCTGGGCGCCTCGCTGCACGCGCCGTACGTCGTGATCTTCCTGCTGTTCTCGCTGGGCATCACCGTTCTGGCGGTGCGGCTGGGGCGGCAGCTCACGGATGTGCAGAACCAGCCGTCGGTCGCGCGGAGCCGTGTCGTGGTGCAGGGTGGCGCGTCCGCGGGGCAGGCCCCGGCGCACGCCTGA
- a CDS encoding MarR family winged helix-turn-helix transcriptional regulator, producing MGDTSGLGEPTLEEQIAAYQREFQDLDPQVEKIVNALSRLNRRMNVAYGRQTAELGITNADWEVLKALVLSGAPYRMGPSDLAKRLGLTPAAMTHRIDRMVAEGLVNRERDENNRVRVIVELTSAGREKWLEAMRLASVFEEDLLQDLSPEERVTLGEVLTRLLRRVEHAQPDAGGRLSDLD from the coding sequence ATGGGCGACACCTCCGGCCTCGGCGAGCCGACCCTCGAAGAGCAGATCGCCGCGTACCAGCGCGAGTTCCAGGACCTCGACCCGCAGGTCGAGAAGATCGTGAACGCGCTGTCCCGGCTGAACCGCCGCATGAACGTCGCCTACGGGCGGCAGACCGCCGAGCTCGGCATCACCAACGCCGACTGGGAGGTCCTCAAGGCACTCGTGCTGTCGGGCGCCCCGTACCGCATGGGTCCCAGCGACCTCGCCAAGCGGCTGGGCCTGACCCCGGCCGCCATGACCCACCGCATCGACCGCATGGTCGCCGAGGGGCTGGTCAACCGGGAGCGGGACGAGAACAACCGGGTCCGCGTGATCGTGGAGCTGACCTCCGCCGGCCGTGAGAAGTGGCTCGAGGCGATGCGGCTCGCGTCGGTCTTCGAGGAGGACCTTCTCCAGGACCTCTCCCCCGAGGAGCGGGTGACGCTCGGCGAGGTCCTCACCCGTCTGCTGCGCCGGGTGGAGCACGCCCAGCCGGACGCCGGCGGACGCCTCAGCGACCTGGACTGA
- a CDS encoding sensor histidine kinase, giving the protein MDSVTNDQVARTTGARTAEPLTQYTQRVNQRVRAFDRRHPLPWDLHVTGFWVTAALIDYAGGGWRNVTQNPDTAGWLVLVLSLGLSVPLLWRRTHPVTVLLAMAPFAVVNAWSGATLQAALLQLLVIYHIALRTPLRNLWWAAALMLTPVVVSTARHGEGEWNQQIGSQLTSIVVAVLIGVTVRTRQNYTEALEDRARRLEVERDQQAQLAAAAERARIAREMHDIIGHNLSVITGLADGGAYAAAKSPERAAQALDAIATTSRQALGELRRLLDVLRDEGSAHHPAELTPQPALTDLDGLVDGVRNAGLPVHTTVEGSADLPAGRQLTVYRVIQEALTNTLKHAGPDASCEITLAYGDRGAVTATITDTGHGTPPSAVSEGRGLPGMRERTALYGGTLEAGPRPHPEQGWRVRLRLPEESPQ; this is encoded by the coding sequence ATGGACTCCGTGACGAACGACCAGGTGGCCCGGACCACGGGGGCGCGGACGGCGGAGCCCCTCACCCAGTACACGCAACGCGTCAACCAGCGGGTGCGCGCCTTCGACCGGCGCCACCCGCTGCCGTGGGACCTGCACGTCACCGGTTTCTGGGTGACGGCCGCCCTCATCGACTACGCCGGCGGCGGCTGGCGCAACGTCACCCAGAACCCGGACACCGCCGGATGGCTCGTGCTCGTCCTGAGCCTGGGCCTGTCCGTCCCCCTGCTGTGGCGCCGCACCCACCCCGTGACGGTCCTGCTCGCCATGGCCCCGTTCGCCGTGGTCAACGCCTGGTCCGGCGCCACCCTCCAGGCGGCGCTGCTCCAGCTCCTCGTCATCTACCACATCGCCCTGCGGACCCCGCTGCGCAACCTGTGGTGGGCGGCCGCCCTGATGCTCACCCCGGTGGTGGTCTCCACGGCCCGCCACGGCGAGGGCGAGTGGAACCAGCAGATCGGCTCCCAGCTGACCTCGATCGTGGTGGCCGTCCTCATCGGCGTCACGGTCCGCACCCGGCAGAACTACACCGAGGCCCTGGAGGACCGCGCCCGCCGCCTGGAGGTCGAACGCGACCAGCAGGCCCAGCTGGCGGCGGCCGCCGAACGCGCCCGCATCGCCCGCGAGATGCACGACATCATCGGCCACAACCTCTCCGTCATCACGGGCCTCGCCGACGGCGGCGCCTACGCGGCCGCCAAGTCCCCGGAACGCGCCGCGCAGGCCCTGGACGCCATCGCCACCACCAGCCGCCAGGCCCTCGGCGAGCTCCGCCGCCTGCTGGACGTCCTGAGGGACGAGGGATCGGCGCACCACCCCGCCGAGCTCACCCCGCAGCCCGCCCTCACCGACCTCGACGGGCTCGTCGACGGCGTCCGCAACGCGGGCCTGCCCGTGCACACCACCGTCGAGGGCAGCGCCGACCTCCCCGCGGGCCGCCAGCTCACGGTGTACCGGGTCATCCAGGAGGCCCTCACCAACACCCTCAAGCACGCCGGCCCCGACGCGTCCTGCGAGATCACCCTCGCCTACGGCGACCGGGGCGCCGTCACGGCCACCATCACCGACACCGGACACGGCACCCCGCCCTCCGCCGTGTCCGAGGGCCGCGGCCTTCCCGGTATGCGTGAACGAACAGCCCTGTACGGGGGCACACTTGAGGCCGGCCCACGCCCGCATCCCGAGCAGGGCTGGCGCGTCCGTCTGCGACTCCCGGAGGAATCCCCGCAGTGA
- a CDS encoding NAD(P)/FAD-dependent oxidoreductase: protein MVKERARILVVGGGYVGMYTALRLQRKLKRELGRGEAEIMVVTPDPYMTYQPFLPEAAAGAISPRHVVVPLRRVLDRCHIVIGEATGVDHAARTATVRTLATEEEGTGGLRIAYDELVLAPGSVARTLPIPGLAEHAIGFKTVEEAIGLRNHVLEQMDIASSTRDPAVRDAALTFVFVGGGYAGVEALGELEDMARYAARYYHNIRPEDMKWILVEASGRILPEVGEEMGRYTVSELRRRNIDIRLETRLESCADRVAVLSDGSRFPTRTVVWTAGVKPHPVLAATDLPLNGRGRLKCTAELAVDGAAHAWAAGDAAAVPDLTAGEPGRECAPNAQHALRQARVLGDNVVHSLRGEPLETYAHKYAGSVASLGLHKGVAQVYGRRLKGFPAWFMHRTYHLSRVPTFNRKARVAAEWTLAGLFKREIVSLGSLEHPRAEFELAAGGKPSQDPPHDPKGSS from the coding sequence ATGGTGAAGGAACGTGCGCGCATTCTCGTTGTCGGCGGCGGCTACGTCGGGATGTACACGGCCCTGCGCCTCCAGCGGAAGCTGAAACGGGAACTCGGGCGGGGCGAGGCCGAGATCATGGTCGTCACCCCCGATCCGTACATGACGTACCAGCCCTTCCTGCCCGAGGCGGCCGCCGGTGCCATCTCCCCTCGGCATGTCGTCGTACCGCTGCGTCGTGTCCTCGACCGGTGCCACATCGTCATCGGCGAGGCCACCGGTGTCGACCACGCGGCGCGCACCGCCACCGTCCGCACCCTCGCCACCGAGGAGGAGGGCACCGGAGGGCTGCGGATCGCCTACGACGAGCTGGTGCTCGCGCCCGGTTCCGTGGCGCGCACCCTGCCGATCCCCGGACTCGCCGAGCACGCCATCGGCTTCAAGACGGTGGAGGAGGCCATCGGGCTGCGCAACCACGTCCTCGAACAGATGGACATCGCCTCCTCCACCCGCGATCCCGCCGTCCGCGACGCCGCCCTGACCTTCGTCTTCGTCGGCGGCGGCTACGCGGGCGTCGAGGCGCTCGGCGAGCTGGAGGACATGGCCCGCTACGCCGCGCGGTACTACCACAACATCCGGCCCGAGGACATGAAGTGGATCCTGGTCGAGGCGTCGGGCCGGATCCTGCCCGAGGTCGGGGAGGAGATGGGGCGGTACACCGTCAGCGAGCTGCGCCGGCGCAACATCGACATACGTCTGGAGACCCGGCTGGAGTCCTGCGCCGACCGGGTGGCCGTACTCAGCGACGGATCCCGCTTCCCCACCCGTACGGTCGTGTGGACCGCCGGGGTCAAGCCGCACCCCGTGCTGGCGGCCACCGACCTCCCGCTGAACGGGCGGGGGCGGTTGAAGTGCACCGCCGAGCTGGCCGTCGACGGCGCCGCGCACGCGTGGGCCGCGGGGGACGCCGCCGCCGTCCCCGACCTCACCGCGGGGGAGCCGGGCCGGGAGTGCGCCCCCAACGCGCAGCACGCCCTCCGCCAGGCGCGGGTCCTCGGGGACAACGTCGTCCACTCCCTGCGCGGCGAACCGCTGGAGACGTACGCCCACAAGTACGCCGGGAGCGTCGCCTCACTGGGACTGCACAAGGGCGTCGCACAGGTCTACGGACGCAGGCTCAAGGGCTTCCCCGCCTGGTTCATGCACCGTACCTATCACCTCAGCCGGGTCCCGACCTTCAACCGCAAGGCGCGGGTGGCCGCCGAGTGGACGCTCGCGGGGCTCTTCAAACGGGAGATCGTCTCGCTAGGGTCACTCGAACACCCCCGTGCGGAGTTCGAACTGGCTGCCGGTGGAAAGCCTTCCCAGGACCCCCCGCACGACCCGAAGGGGTCGTCCTGA
- a CDS encoding TetR/AcrR family transcriptional regulator: MHVQDSHWSSALAAGAAMSTPTGGGRPDGARSTPLRVDAQRNLEHVLRAAREVFGELGYGAPMEDVARRARVGVGTVYRRFPSKDVLVRRIAEEETSRLTEQARAALGQEDEPWSALSRFLRTSVASGAGRLLPPQVLRVGVAEERGLPEHARLPQQRTQPAGELRLVPEAPVAVADDAGAAELLEVVGQLVERARDAGELRTDVSVSDVLLVIATAAPSLPDAAQQAAAASRLLDILLEGLRSRPA, encoded by the coding sequence ATGCATGTTCAGGATTCTCATTGGTCTTCCGCTCTCGCGGCCGGCGCGGCGATGAGCACGCCCACGGGCGGCGGACGCCCGGATGGCGCGCGTTCGACGCCGCTGCGCGTGGACGCCCAGCGCAATCTGGAGCACGTGCTGCGTGCCGCGCGCGAGGTGTTCGGCGAGCTGGGGTACGGCGCGCCGATGGAGGACGTGGCGCGGCGGGCACGGGTCGGTGTGGGCACGGTGTACCGGCGCTTCCCGAGCAAGGACGTCCTGGTCCGGCGGATCGCCGAGGAGGAGACCTCCCGGCTGACCGAACAGGCGCGTGCGGCGCTGGGGCAGGAGGACGAGCCGTGGTCGGCGCTGTCCCGCTTCCTGCGCACGTCGGTCGCCTCCGGCGCGGGGCGGCTGCTGCCGCCGCAGGTGCTGCGGGTGGGGGTGGCGGAGGAGCGCGGGCTGCCGGAGCACGCGCGGTTGCCGCAGCAGCGGACGCAGCCGGCGGGGGAGTTGCGGCTGGTGCCGGAGGCGCCGGTGGCGGTGGCGGATGACGCGGGGGCTGCGGAACTGCTCGAAGTCGTGGGGCAGTTGGTCGAGCGGGCGCGGGACGCGGGGGAGTTGCGGACGGATGTGTCCGTGTCGGACGTGCTGCTGGTGATCGCCACGGCGGCGCCGTCGTTGCCGGATGCGGCGCAGCAGGCTGCGGCGGCTTCGCGGTTGCTGGACATTCTGCTGGAGGGCCTGCGCTCCCGCCCCGCATAG
- a CDS encoding ATP-binding SpoIIE family protein phosphatase: MNFTRWSARLPGTQRRAAARTEHTVSPDRRGESSVPAARAERLTDDVPPVPAVDELAVREVLDRVPCLVALVHGPDHRIAYVNDAYTAAFGPRPLGAPARGALPELEALGLLPLLDQVLRSSKPRTVKSRKAPDGRSYTFTCTPVTEGGGRGVLVFATDVTDHAEAAERLRASERRQRETAVTLQRSLLPQGLEEPDDLRVAATYHPGGTEAAVGGDWYDVITLGGGRTALVIGDVMGRGVRAAAVMGQLRTAVRAYARLDLPPHEVLQLLDGLAMEIDANQIATCAYAIHDPNEGRLVYASAGHLPILVRDENGTVRRADEPTGPPLGTGGWMHSSGSVPLGPGSTAVLYTDGLVERRNEDLDEGIAALERALAGATGGPQVVCDRLVRSAGVTPDHDDDVAVLVLQHPARKGAEGELFRNAALELLGGVEAAPRARAFASGVLTSWRFPAELHDLGVLATSELVANSLQHGTPPMRLRLRRTDRRLIIEVTDGDDHLPRRRRAEPGDESGRGIAIVATIASGWGSRRTPGGGKAVWCEFLLPKPAGS; the protein is encoded by the coding sequence GTGAACTTCACGCGCTGGAGCGCCCGGCTCCCCGGTACGCAGCGCCGCGCGGCAGCGCGGACCGAGCACACGGTCTCCCCGGACCGGCGGGGAGAGAGTTCCGTACCCGCCGCCCGCGCCGAACGGCTCACCGACGACGTGCCGCCCGTGCCCGCCGTCGACGAGCTCGCGGTGCGCGAGGTCCTCGACCGCGTCCCCTGCCTCGTCGCCCTGGTCCACGGCCCGGACCACCGCATCGCCTACGTCAACGACGCCTACACGGCCGCCTTCGGCCCCCGCCCGCTCGGCGCCCCCGCCCGCGGGGCCCTCCCCGAGCTCGAGGCACTCGGTCTGCTGCCCCTCCTCGACCAGGTGCTGCGCAGCAGCAAGCCCCGCACGGTGAAGTCCCGCAAGGCCCCCGACGGCCGCTCCTACACGTTCACCTGCACCCCCGTCACCGAGGGCGGGGGCCGGGGAGTGCTGGTCTTCGCCACCGACGTCACCGACCACGCCGAGGCCGCCGAACGCCTGCGCGCCAGCGAGCGCCGCCAGCGCGAGACCGCCGTCACCCTGCAGCGCTCCCTCCTCCCGCAGGGGCTCGAGGAGCCCGACGACCTGCGCGTCGCCGCCACCTACCACCCCGGCGGCACCGAGGCCGCCGTCGGCGGCGACTGGTACGACGTGATCACCCTGGGCGGCGGCCGCACCGCCCTGGTCATCGGAGACGTCATGGGCAGGGGAGTCCGGGCCGCCGCGGTGATGGGCCAGCTCCGTACGGCCGTACGGGCCTACGCGCGGCTCGATCTCCCGCCGCACGAGGTGCTCCAGCTACTCGACGGACTCGCCATGGAGATCGACGCCAACCAGATCGCCACCTGCGCCTACGCCATCCACGACCCCAACGAGGGCCGTCTGGTGTACGCCTCCGCGGGCCATCTGCCGATCCTGGTCCGCGACGAGAACGGCACCGTCCGGCGCGCCGACGAACCGACCGGCCCGCCGCTCGGCACCGGCGGCTGGATGCACTCGTCGGGATCGGTGCCCCTCGGCCCCGGTTCCACCGCCGTCCTCTACACGGACGGTCTGGTCGAACGGAGGAACGAGGACCTGGACGAGGGCATCGCCGCCCTGGAACGCGCGCTCGCCGGCGCGACGGGCGGCCCCCAGGTCGTCTGCGACCGACTGGTCCGCTCGGCCGGCGTCACCCCGGACCACGACGACGACGTCGCCGTCCTGGTCCTCCAGCACCCCGCCCGCAAGGGAGCGGAGGGCGAACTCTTCCGCAACGCCGCGCTGGAACTGCTCGGCGGTGTCGAAGCGGCCCCCCGCGCGCGTGCCTTCGCCTCGGGAGTGCTGACCAGCTGGCGCTTCCCGGCCGAACTGCACGACCTGGGCGTCCTGGCGACCAGCGAACTGGTCGCCAACTCCCTCCAGCACGGCACGCCCCCCATGCGCCTGCGGCTGCGCCGCACCGACCGCCGGCTGATCATCGAGGTCACCGACGGCGACGACCACCTGCCCAGACGCCGCCGCGCGGAGCCCGGCGACGAGTCCGGCCGGGGCATCGCCATCGTCGCGACGATCGCCTCGGGCTGGGGCAGCAGACGCACCCCGGGCGGCGGCAAGGCGGTCTGGTGCGAGTTCCTGCTGCCGAAGCCCGCCGGCTCGTAG